One region of Miscanthus floridulus cultivar M001 chromosome 19, ASM1932011v1, whole genome shotgun sequence genomic DNA includes:
- the LOC136528708 gene encoding uncharacterized protein, with the protein MASGTSDTQDTCKSTSCYAVFLGDNLISWSSQRQNTVSRSSTKAEYRAVANGVAEASWLCQLLLELHAPLRHATLVYCDNISAVYMTSNPIQHQRTKHIEIDLHFVRERVAIGDLRVLHVPTSSQYADIFTKGLPSSVFMEFRSSLNVQSKTEYIYARVRESARFADEVLTEDIPTIVSGISFPKSMRWNSNIVFSRPIRWILALHGGFVVPFYYAGISSGNQSCGLRNPSLANFKVETAESYLRAVEKAGILIIRRSGRKKSCMPLLYWLKVSVAISLRLIACCRRYFKPHYASYQSCGGAHPWSTLFYCCCQWCN; encoded by the exons ACACATGCAAGTCCACCTCATGCTATGCTGTGTTTCTTGGGGACAATCTCATCTCTTGGTCCTCCCAGCGCCAGAACACGGTGTCAAGATCCAGCACTAAAGCCGAGTATCGTGCGGTGGCCAATGGAGTTGCTGAGGCCTCCTGGCTGTGCCAGCTTCTTCTGGAGCTGCATGCTCCTCTCCGACACGCCACACTGGTGTACTGCGACAACATCAGTGCCGTCTACATGACCTCCAACCCGATTCAGCATCAGCGAACCAAGCACATTGAGATCGATCTTCACTTCGTTCGGGAGCGAGTTGCCATTGGTGACCTTCGTGTTCTGCATGTTCCGACCTCTTCACAATATGCAGACATCTTCACTAAGGGCCTTCCCTCCTCAGTGTTCATGGAGTTTAGGTCCAGTCTCAACGTGCAGA GTAAAACAGAATATATCTATGCTAGAGTCAGAGAGTCTGCTCGTTTTGCTGATGAG GTCCTAACTGAAGATATACCTACTATTGTTTCTGGTATTTCATTTCCCAAGTCGATGCGCTGGAACTCCAAT ATTGTTTTTAGTCGTCCAATACGCTGGATCCTGGCACTTCATGGCGGTTTTGTTGTGCCATTTTATTATGCTGGCATCTCAAG TGGGAATCAGTCATGTGGCCTTCGTAACCCTTCTTTGGCTAATTTTAAG GTGGAAACTGCAGAATCATATTTACGTGCTGTGGAAAAAGCTGGGATCTTGATAATACGCAG GAGCGGGAGGAAAAAGTCTTGCATGCCTCTACTGTATTGGCTGAAGGTGTCGGTGGCGATTTCACTGCGCCTGATAGCTTGCTGCAGGAG ATATTTCAAACCACATTATGCAAGTTATCAATCTTGTGGAGGCGCCCATCCTTGGTCTACCTTGTTTTATTGCT GTTGCCAATGGTGCAATTAG